The Arachis ipaensis cultivar K30076 chromosome B10, Araip1.1, whole genome shotgun sequence DNA window NNNNNNNNNNNNNNNNNNNNNNNNNNNNNNNNNNNNNNNNNNNNNNNNNaagctagaatgaatatctcttagatctcctaaccagaatcttcgtggcgtaagcaagaatgatggcggcattcaagagaatccggaaagtctaaaccttgtctgtggtattccgagtaggattcaatgattgaatgactgtaaagagcttcaaactcgcgagtgctgggcgttagtgacagacgcaaaaggagggtgaatcctattccagcatgatcgagaacgagcaatgaattttacataattaaagtgtaatcacgattacgcgtaccaagttgctcacgttgccagggattgttcgagcctggatatcacaatttcgtgcaccagttaccatggtggggtgtctcccactgagcactttggtttagagtcctaagttggacttgcatGGCTTCATTGGTCACTTGGAAACTTCACCAAGGAGGAAAATCTCTAACTCCTTGGCATTTTTGGGTTGAATGTAATAAAGCTTCACCCTATGACCATTAACCTTGAACTTCACTCCATTGGTAGGGTGAATCACCTCCACTACACCATAAGACTTGACATCTACCACCTTAAATGGCccgtcccatcttgatctcaattttCCGGGCATCAATCGCAATCTTGAATTATACACAAGCACTTCGTCACCTATCTTGAAGTTCTTCCTCCTGATATTTTGGTCATGGAATGCCTTAGCTTTTTCCTTGTAGAACTGAGCGTTCTCATACACTTTCAACCTAAGGCATTCTAATTCCTCCAATTGAAGCTTATGTTCCATTCCCGCCCCCTTTAAGTCAGGATTGCAATTCTTCACCGCCCCATAGGCTCTATGCTGGATTTCAACCGGAAGGTGACAGGGCTTCCCAAAAACAatacggaaggggctcatcccgatTAGGATCTTATAAGCGGTTctataggcccataatgcatctcccAATCTAGAACTCTAATCCTTCCGCTGTGGGTTAACCACTTTCTCTAAGATTCTTTTGATCTCCATGTTGGATATTTCCGCTTGCCTGTTGGTTTGGGGGTGATAGGCTGTGGAGACTTTGTGAATAACCCCATACTTCTTCATTAATGCCTCAATttttctgttacaaaaatgggttccttggtcgctcacgattgctcgtggcgacccaaatctacaaataaTGTTAGTTTTCAAAAATGAGCAACGGTATTAGCATCATCacaacgggtaggaattgcttccacccatttagacacGTAATCCACTGCTAACAATATGTACATAAAcccattggaatttggaaatggactcaTAAAATtcatgccccaaacataaaaaatctcgCAAAAAATCATTGGTTGTTGGGACATCCCATACCTTTGTGAGGTATTTCCGGATTTCTGGCATTGATGACAAGATTTGCAAAATTGGTTTGCATCCCTAAAtaaagtaggccaccagaatccacagtctaaaacctTTATTGTTGTTCGTTGCGGGCCAAAATGAcccccactctcagatgagtggaaAAATTGAAGGATAGACTGGAATTTAGATTCCGGCACACATTTCCTAATTATTTGATCTGCCCCACGCCTCCACAGATGTGGATCATCCCAAAGATAATACTTAGCATCGCTTCTTAATTTATCTTTTTGATGCTTTGAAAATTGTGGGAGAAAAACGTGAGCGACCAAGTAATTAGCTATCGGGGCAAACCAAGGGGTGCTTTGGGATATTTCTCACAAGGTATCTAAGGGAAATgagtcattgataggagtggagtccgGAGTTAAATGTTCTAGCCGACTCAAATagtccgccactaggttttgggATCCACTTCTATCTTTGatctccaagtcaaattcttgcaaaagtaATATCCACCTAATGAGCCTAGGCTTTG harbors:
- the LOC110268402 gene encoding uncharacterized protein LOC110268402; the encoded protein is MSPFRIVFGKPCHLPVEIQHRAYGAVKNCNPDLKGAGMEHKLQLEELECLRLKVYENAQFYKEKAKAFHDQNIRRKNFKIGDEVLVYNSRLRLMPGKLRSRWDGPFKVVDVKSYGVVEVIHPTNGVKFKVNGHRVKLYYIQPKNAKELEIFLLGEVSK